One part of the Roseomonas gilardii genome encodes these proteins:
- a CDS encoding TonB family protein: MRPLPGAAVRALRPGARPPRRAAGRSLACLPAWAPPLSLLLHGAVLAALLGLLTPEAVHEPVRMTGIPLVWIGEGEGSTARRPAELPPPVAAAPPEAPETPPVPPAPDAAPVPPLAQAVTAAGLEAPPAPEAGNLPMPPPDAPVPVTSPAPAAGLSPQPLDELPLPPPPPGPPQRRPAPPQPPAQAAPSPDPGRAKLALDASVGGMRLGAGSGGMPGESRGPGMPAAGCAEAIGLPPGGAGHHNAGFVGLRLRLSDNGRVVEARVAVSSGFPALDDWARTRIKRCRFTPALRDGRPVWSSYNTSVYFDEAQ, from the coding sequence ATGCGCCCCCTGCCGGGAGCGGCCGTGCGGGCGTTGCGGCCGGGGGCGCGGCCTCCGCGCCGGGCCGCCGGTCGTTCCCTGGCCTGCCTCCCTGCCTGGGCGCCGCCGCTTTCGCTGCTGCTGCATGGCGCCGTGCTGGCGGCGCTGCTGGGGCTGCTGACGCCGGAAGCGGTGCATGAGCCGGTGCGGATGACAGGCATCCCCCTGGTATGGATCGGCGAGGGGGAGGGCAGCACCGCCCGGCGCCCCGCCGAACTGCCGCCCCCGGTGGCGGCGGCACCGCCCGAGGCGCCGGAGACCCCGCCTGTGCCGCCCGCGCCGGATGCCGCGCCCGTGCCGCCGCTGGCCCAGGCCGTCACCGCGGCCGGGCTGGAGGCGCCGCCCGCTCCGGAGGCGGGGAACCTCCCCATGCCGCCCCCCGATGCGCCGGTGCCCGTGACCTCGCCCGCCCCGGCGGCGGGGCTCTCGCCGCAGCCGCTGGATGAACTGCCCCTGCCGCCTCCGCCGCCCGGCCCGCCGCAGCGCCGTCCCGCGCCGCCGCAGCCGCCCGCCCAGGCCGCGCCGTCGCCCGACCCGGGCCGGGCGAAGCTGGCGCTCGATGCTTCCGTGGGCGGTATGCGGCTCGGTGCCGGCAGCGGTGGCATGCCGGGGGAGAGCCGGGGCCCCGGCATGCCCGCCGCCGGCTGCGCGGAGGCCATCGGCCTGCCGCCGGGCGGGGCCGGGCATCACAATGCCGGCTTCGTCGGGTTGCGGCTGCGCCTTTCCGACAACGGCCGGGTGGTGGAGGCCAGGGTGGCGGTCAGCAGTGGCTTTCCCGCGCTGGACGACTGGGCCCGGACGCGGATCAAGCGCTGCCGCTTCACCCCCGCCCTGCGCGATGGCCGGCCGGTCTGGTCCAGCTACAACACCTCCGTCTATTTCGACGAAGCCCAGTGA
- a CDS encoding cob(I)yrinic acid a,c-diamide adenosyltransferase, whose product MVKLDVITTRGGDGGETSLGDGTRLRKDALRITVIGTVDELNACLGLVRLHTGGRPEADAMLARLQNDLFDLGADLAVPGGDPGRLRISDRQCARLEAEVAAMNAAIPPLRSFVLPGGTPGAAQAHLARTVARRAEREFVQLAGQEVLNPAALRYLNRMSDHLFVMARHLNKNGACDVLWIPGQNR is encoded by the coding sequence ATGGTGAAGCTCGACGTCATCACCACGCGTGGCGGCGATGGTGGAGAGACCTCGCTAGGCGACGGCACGCGGCTCCGCAAGGACGCGCTGCGGATCACCGTGATCGGCACGGTGGACGAGCTGAATGCCTGCCTGGGCCTGGTCCGGCTGCACACGGGCGGAAGGCCGGAGGCGGACGCCATGCTGGCACGCCTGCAGAACGATCTCTTCGACCTGGGCGCCGATCTTGCCGTGCCCGGCGGCGATCCCGGCCGGCTGCGGATCAGCGACCGGCAATGCGCCCGGCTGGAGGCCGAGGTCGCGGCCATGAATGCGGCGATCCCGCCCCTGCGCTCCTTCGTCCTGCCCGGCGGTACGCCGGGGGCAGCGCAGGCCCATCTGGCGCGTACCGTGGCGCGCCGGGCGGAGCGCGAATTCGTGCAGCTCGCCGGCCAGGAGGTTCTGAATCCGGCGGCGCTGCGCTATCTGAACCGGATGTCCGATCACCTCTTCGTTATGGCGCGGCATCTGAACAAGAACGGGGCGTGCGATGTCCTGTGGATTCCGGGGCAGAACCGTTAA
- a CDS encoding glucan biosynthesis protein, whose protein sequence is MLRRDLLTTIPAAFALAGMAREAAAQSPAPSGGAQPSNAPAPFDGNAVRGMARDLAARPFRAPDSDLPRELADLTYDKYRDIRFNPQRAWWRDGGLPFQMQLFHRGFLYKQRVEMYEVAEGRAQRILYSPDLFNFQNLEPPKPADLGFAGFRLHAPINRPDYFDEVCAFLGASYFRAVAKDLIYGLSARGLALKTAEPSGEEFPFFRAFWVERPRPGVNSITVWALLDSQSAAASYRFTIRPGTDTVFDTEATIFPRVDIAAAGIAPLTSMFWFAANDRGGVDDYRPAVHDSDGLMMLSGRGEQIWRPLHNPRDLQVSYFGDVNPRGFGLMQRKRAFTNFDDLEAHYERRPSAWVEPIGDWGEGAVQLVEIPTSSEIHDNIVMAWRPKEPLKAKGEYGFVYRLHWLPQWTGRPELGRVTDTRVGAGINNPNARLFVIGMAGGKLDSLPADAKPALDVTADKGQIRNPVAQPNGETGGWRVSFELEPGRETQVELRAVLRLGDEPLAESWVYRWTA, encoded by the coding sequence GTGCTCCGCCGCGATCTGCTCACCACGATTCCCGCCGCCTTCGCCCTTGCCGGGATGGCGCGCGAGGCCGCCGCCCAGTCCCCGGCCCCTTCCGGCGGGGCCCAGCCATCCAATGCTCCGGCGCCCTTCGACGGGAATGCGGTGCGCGGCATGGCGCGCGACCTCGCCGCCAGGCCCTTCCGCGCGCCGGACAGCGATCTGCCGCGTGAACTGGCAGACCTGACCTATGACAAGTACCGCGACATCCGCTTCAACCCGCAGCGTGCCTGGTGGCGCGATGGCGGGCTGCCCTTCCAGATGCAGCTCTTCCACCGCGGCTTCCTCTACAAGCAGCGGGTGGAGATGTACGAGGTCGCGGAGGGCAGGGCGCAGCGCATCCTCTACAGCCCGGACCTGTTCAACTTCCAGAACCTGGAGCCGCCCAAGCCTGCCGATCTCGGCTTCGCCGGCTTCCGCCTGCATGCGCCGATCAACCGGCCGGACTATTTCGACGAGGTCTGCGCCTTCCTCGGCGCCTCCTATTTCCGCGCCGTGGCCAAGGACCTGATCTATGGCCTCTCGGCACGCGGCCTCGCCCTCAAGACGGCGGAACCCTCGGGCGAGGAATTCCCCTTCTTCCGGGCCTTCTGGGTGGAGCGGCCCCGGCCGGGGGTAAATTCCATCACCGTCTGGGCCCTGCTCGACAGCCAGAGCGCCGCGGCCTCCTACCGCTTCACCATCCGCCCGGGCACGGACACGGTCTTCGACACGGAGGCCACGATCTTCCCGCGCGTGGACATCGCCGCTGCCGGCATCGCGCCGCTGACCAGCATGTTCTGGTTCGCTGCCAATGACCGGGGCGGGGTCGATGACTACCGCCCCGCCGTGCACGATTCCGACGGGCTGATGATGCTGTCCGGCCGGGGCGAGCAGATCTGGCGGCCGCTGCACAACCCGCGCGACCTGCAGGTGAGCTATTTCGGTGACGTGAACCCGCGCGGCTTCGGGCTGATGCAGCGCAAGCGCGCCTTCACCAATTTCGACGACCTGGAGGCGCATTACGAGCGCCGCCCGAGCGCCTGGGTGGAGCCGATCGGCGACTGGGGCGAGGGGGCGGTGCAACTCGTCGAGATCCCGACAAGTTCCGAGATCCACGACAACATCGTCATGGCCTGGCGGCCGAAGGAGCCGCTGAAGGCGAAGGGGGAATACGGCTTCGTCTATCGCCTGCACTGGCTGCCGCAATGGACGGGCCGGCCGGAGCTGGGGCGGGTGACGGACACCCGTGTCGGCGCCGGGATCAACAACCCGAACGCGCGGCTCTTCGTCATCGGCATGGCGGGCGGCAAGCTGGATTCGCTGCCCGCCGACGCGAAGCCGGCGCTCGACGTCACCGCCGACAAGGGGCAGATCCGCAATCCCGTGGCGCAGCCCAATGGCGAGACCGGGGGCTGGCGCGTTTCCTTCGAGCTGGAGCCCGGCAGAGAGACGCAGGTGGAGCTGCGCGCCGTGCTGCGCCTGGGTGACGAGCCGCTGGCGGAGAGCTGGGTGTACCGATGGACGGCGTGA
- the mdoH gene encoding glucans biosynthesis glucosyltransferase MdoH → MDGVTTDTPRQLHPADPGWHALPPEAPLAMPVQDLRGPTPPGGPASRPSAPRLMALRRLLVIGGAVALTALGGREMYLVLDLSRPTTLQIVLFLLFLVLFAWVALSFTSALAGFFRMLAGPDRRLGISARDPLPELRGRTALLMPVYNEAPERVMAALQAMHESLAALGKGESFDIFILSDTTDADAWVAEEAAFLALRGRTGDHDRIFYRRRPKNTERKSGNIAEWVTRFGGAYPQMLILDADSVMEGGTLVRLAAAMERHEDVGLIQTLPVIVNGRSLFARMQQFAGRVYGPLIAEGIAWWHGTEGNYWGHNAMIRTRAFAEQAGLPHLRGRKPFGGHILSHDFVEAALMRRGGWAIHMVPSLRGSYEESPPSLTDLAIRDRRWAQGNLQHMAVLPARGLHWVSRLHLLTGIGSYITAPLWFLFLVVGILTSLQARFIRPEYFPSGPSLFPDWPVVDPVRAMWVFIGTMGLLLLPKLLAWIALAFRPADRRGCGGAIRAFASMLVETVIAGLMAPITMLTQSVDVASILLGRDSGWNAQQREDGSLPFREVLRLYWRHTVFGLLFGGAAWLVSPYLALWMLPVVLGLALAVPLAGWTARRGAGEALRRLGLLLIPEERQVPAVLDRANALYREWRDRPAAPAEAVRHLAGDPVLAEAHRRMLPPPRRPRLDPLDPALLLGLARVEEAERLEEVLPVLSRAEKAAVLGDARGLDRLLALAGR, encoded by the coding sequence ATGGACGGCGTGACGACGGACACGCCGCGCCAGCTCCATCCCGCCGATCCCGGCTGGCATGCCCTGCCGCCCGAGGCGCCGCTCGCCATGCCGGTGCAGGACCTGCGCGGCCCTACGCCGCCGGGCGGGCCGGCCAGCCGCCCTTCCGCGCCCCGCCTGATGGCGTTGCGCCGGCTGCTGGTGATCGGGGGCGCCGTGGCGCTGACGGCACTGGGCGGGCGGGAGATGTATCTCGTGCTCGATCTCAGCCGCCCGACCACGTTGCAGATCGTGCTCTTCCTGCTCTTCCTTGTGCTCTTCGCCTGGGTGGCGCTCAGCTTCACCTCTGCCCTGGCGGGGTTCTTTCGCATGCTGGCCGGACCGGACCGGCGGCTCGGCATCTCCGCGCGCGATCCGCTGCCGGAGCTGCGCGGCCGCACGGCGCTGCTGATGCCCGTCTACAACGAGGCGCCGGAGCGGGTGATGGCGGCCTTGCAGGCGATGCACGAATCCCTGGCGGCGCTGGGCAAGGGCGAGAGCTTCGACATCTTCATCCTCAGCGACACCACCGATGCCGATGCCTGGGTGGCGGAGGAGGCGGCCTTCCTGGCGCTGCGCGGGCGCACCGGGGACCATGACCGCATCTTCTACCGCCGCCGCCCGAAGAACACCGAGCGCAAGTCGGGCAACATCGCCGAATGGGTGACGCGCTTCGGCGGCGCCTATCCGCAGATGCTGATCCTCGACGCCGACAGTGTCATGGAGGGCGGGACGCTGGTGCGCCTCGCCGCCGCGATGGAGCGGCACGAGGATGTCGGGCTGATCCAGACCTTGCCGGTGATCGTCAACGGCCGCTCGCTCTTCGCGCGGATGCAGCAGTTCGCGGGCCGCGTCTATGGGCCGTTGATCGCCGAGGGCATCGCCTGGTGGCATGGCACGGAAGGCAACTACTGGGGCCACAACGCCATGATCCGCACCCGTGCCTTCGCGGAACAGGCGGGCCTGCCGCATCTGCGGGGACGCAAGCCCTTCGGTGGCCATATCCTGAGCCATGACTTCGTCGAGGCGGCGCTGATGCGGCGCGGCGGCTGGGCGATCCACATGGTGCCCTCGCTGCGGGGCTCCTACGAGGAAAGCCCGCCCTCGCTCACCGATCTCGCCATCCGCGACCGGCGCTGGGCGCAGGGGAACCTCCAGCACATGGCGGTGCTGCCGGCGCGGGGCCTGCACTGGGTCAGCCGGCTGCACCTGCTGACGGGCATCGGTTCCTACATCACCGCGCCGCTCTGGTTCCTCTTCCTGGTGGTGGGCATCCTGACCTCCCTGCAGGCGCGCTTCATCCGGCCGGAATACTTCCCCTCCGGCCCAAGCCTCTTCCCTGACTGGCCGGTGGTGGACCCGGTGCGCGCCATGTGGGTCTTCATCGGCACGATGGGACTGCTGCTGCTGCCGAAGCTGCTCGCCTGGATCGCGCTGGCCTTCCGCCCGGCGGACCGTCGAGGCTGCGGCGGGGCCATCCGCGCCTTCGCCAGCATGCTGGTGGAAACGGTGATCGCGGGGCTGATGGCGCCGATCACCATGCTCACCCAGTCGGTGGACGTGGCCTCCATCCTGCTCGGCCGGGATAGCGGCTGGAACGCGCAGCAGCGCGAGGATGGCAGCCTGCCCTTCCGCGAGGTGCTGCGGCTCTATTGGCGGCATACGGTGTTCGGCCTGCTCTTCGGCGGGGCCGCCTGGCTGGTCTCGCCCTATCTGGCACTCTGGATGCTGCCGGTGGTCCTCGGCCTCGCCCTGGCGGTGCCGCTGGCGGGCTGGACGGCGCGGCGCGGGGCGGGGGAGGCGTTGCGTCGGCTGGGGCTGCTGCTGATCCCCGAGGAGCGGCAGGTTCCCGCCGTGCTGGATCGCGCCAATGCGCTGTATCGCGAATGGCGGGACCGGCCCGCCGCGCCGGCGGAAGCCGTCCGCCACCTGGCGGGCGATCCGGTGCTGGCCGAAGCGCATCGCCGGATGCTGCCGCCGCCGCGCCGCCCGCGGCTGGACCCGCTCGATCCCGCGCTGCTGCTGGGCCTGGCGCGGGTGGAGGAGGCGGAACGACTGGAGGAAGTGCTGCCGGTCCTGTCACGGGCGGAAAAGGCCGCCGTGCTCGGCGATGCCCGTGGGCTGGACCGGCTGCTGGCCCTGGCGGGGCGGTGA
- a CDS encoding putative bifunctional diguanylate cyclase/phosphodiesterase produces the protein MEPAAGHPALPASIALPAWASRSRSVLLAATILLIGAAFYLSVLIVQRQHALENVSRYNLTWLVTQSVPELNRLQTVLALYALPDGDRDEEQVQLWLDIFKNRLQLFGNGEGREFFDRHPELEPALARAHQVTAQVQDLLPRLGEAGVPQEALQRLSPLNQDLLRVSAAAYGDSSERNAQDLHDLTVLHWTFSGVLLGLILCSLGLVGFLVGNNRLLRQTYARMQALVSDLSRNRQELIEAKENVQEAMLEAQAQNEVLHQRDRDLHMQNTRFDAALNNMSQGLCMVDAAQRLIVCNVRFLDLFDIPPASVRQGMRAEELFRLAGHQRSGQELAQRSLEEHRRLSEQQRRAELVVEVPEGRALEVTQEPMPDGGWIATYDDITERRRTEASIRFMAHHDMLTRLPNRHLFRSQVKEALQDLRQGRDEIAVLCLDLDQFKLVNDTLGHPAGDALLELVGQRLQGCLRSTEVVARLSGDEFAVLHRSLDQPHQAELLAQRIIEVIGAPYSLSGRMVVVGVSIGIAAAQNSQVTPDQLLSKADLALYRAKESGRGTYRIFEDAMEAEIHERALLEADLRTALAQEQLALAYQPIFDLESGKLNGFETLLRWRHPQRGPISPAQFIPLAEEMGLIVPIGEWVLRCACAEAMRWPDPIRVAVNLSALQFQRGDIVQAVRTALETSRLPPRRLELEITESALLQDNERVMAILRQFRDLGISTALDDFGTGYSSLSYLRSFAFDKIKIDQSFVREMSVRPDSLAIVNSIAALAHTLGMTTTAEGIERQDQLQQLREAGCTQGQGFLLGRPSEPGQLAHWMPALAES, from the coding sequence ATGGAGCCTGCCGCCGGCCATCCTGCGCTCCCGGCATCGATCGCCCTGCCGGCCTGGGCCTCCCGCTCGCGATCCGTGCTGCTGGCGGCCACCATCCTGCTGATCGGTGCCGCCTTCTACCTGTCCGTCCTGATCGTTCAGCGCCAGCACGCGCTGGAGAACGTGTCGCGCTACAACCTCACCTGGCTGGTGACCCAGTCCGTGCCGGAGCTGAACCGGCTGCAGACCGTATTGGCCCTGTATGCCCTTCCCGACGGCGACCGGGACGAGGAGCAGGTCCAGCTCTGGCTCGACATCTTCAAGAACCGGCTGCAGCTCTTCGGCAATGGCGAGGGACGCGAGTTCTTCGACCGGCACCCGGAGCTGGAGCCCGCCCTGGCGAGGGCGCACCAGGTCACCGCGCAGGTCCAGGACCTGCTGCCCCGCCTGGGCGAGGCCGGCGTGCCGCAGGAGGCGCTCCAGCGGCTGAGCCCGCTCAACCAGGACCTGCTGCGCGTCTCGGCCGCCGCCTATGGCGACAGTTCCGAGCGCAATGCCCAGGACCTGCACGACCTGACGGTGCTGCACTGGACCTTCTCGGGCGTCCTGCTCGGACTGATCCTGTGCTCGCTGGGCCTCGTCGGCTTCCTGGTCGGCAACAACAGGCTGCTGCGGCAGACCTATGCGCGGATGCAGGCGCTGGTCTCCGACCTCAGCCGTAACCGGCAGGAGCTGATCGAGGCCAAGGAGAACGTGCAGGAGGCGATGCTGGAGGCGCAGGCGCAGAACGAGGTCCTGCACCAGCGCGACCGCGACCTCCACATGCAGAACACGCGATTCGATGCCGCGCTGAACAACATGTCGCAGGGCCTGTGCATGGTGGATGCGGCGCAGCGGCTGATCGTCTGCAATGTCCGCTTCCTCGACCTCTTCGACATTCCCCCCGCCTCGGTGCGGCAGGGCATGCGGGCGGAGGAGCTGTTCCGCCTCGCCGGGCACCAGCGCTCGGGGCAGGAGCTGGCGCAGCGCAGCCTGGAAGAGCACCGTCGCCTCTCGGAGCAGCAGCGGCGCGCCGAGCTGGTGGTGGAGGTGCCCGAGGGCCGCGCCCTGGAGGTGACGCAGGAGCCGATGCCGGATGGCGGCTGGATCGCGACCTATGACGACATCACCGAGCGCCGCCGCACCGAGGCCAGCATCCGCTTCATGGCGCATCACGACATGCTCACGCGCCTGCCCAACCGGCACCTCTTCCGCAGCCAGGTGAAGGAGGCGCTCCAGGACCTGCGGCAGGGGCGCGACGAGATTGCCGTGCTCTGCCTCGACCTCGACCAGTTCAAGCTGGTGAACGACACGCTGGGCCATCCGGCGGGCGATGCCCTGCTGGAGCTGGTGGGGCAGCGCCTGCAGGGCTGCCTGCGCTCCACGGAGGTCGTGGCGCGGCTGAGCGGCGACGAGTTCGCCGTGCTGCACCGCTCGCTCGACCAGCCGCACCAGGCGGAGCTTCTGGCCCAGCGCATCATCGAGGTGATCGGTGCCCCCTACAGCCTGTCCGGCCGAATGGTGGTGGTGGGCGTGAGCATCGGCATCGCCGCGGCGCAGAACAGCCAGGTCACGCCGGACCAGTTGCTCAGCAAGGCCGACCTCGCCCTCTACCGCGCCAAGGAATCCGGGCGCGGCACCTACCGCATCTTCGAGGATGCGATGGAGGCCGAGATCCACGAGCGCGCGCTGCTGGAGGCCGACCTGCGCACGGCCCTCGCCCAGGAGCAGCTGGCCCTCGCCTATCAGCCGATCTTCGATCTGGAGAGCGGCAAGCTCAACGGCTTCGAGACCCTGCTGCGCTGGCGCCACCCGCAGCGCGGCCCGATCTCCCCGGCGCAGTTCATCCCGCTGGCGGAGGAGATGGGGCTCATCGTGCCCATCGGCGAATGGGTGCTGCGCTGCGCCTGCGCCGAGGCGATGCGCTGGCCCGACCCGATCAGGGTGGCGGTGAACCTGTCCGCCCTGCAGTTCCAGCGCGGCGACATCGTGCAGGCCGTCCGCACGGCGCTGGAAACCTCCCGCCTGCCGCCGCGGCGGCTGGAGCTGGAAATCACGGAATCCGCGCTGCTGCAGGACAACGAGCGCGTCATGGCCATTCTCCGCCAGTTCCGCGACCTCGGCATCAGCACGGCGCTGGACGATTTCGGGACGGGCTATTCCTCGCTCAGCTACCTGCGCAGCTTCGCCTTCGACAAGATCAAGATCGACCAGTCCTTCGTGCGGGAGATGTCGGTGCGGCCGGATTCCTTGGCGATCGTCAACTCGATCGCCGCCCTGGCACATACCCTGGGCATGACCACCACGGCGGAGGGGATCGAGCGCCAGGACCAGTTGCAACAGCTCCGCGAGGCCGGCTGCACCCAGGGTCAGGGCTTCCTGCTGGGCAGGCCGAGCGAGCCGGGCCAGCTCGCGCACTGGATGCCCGCCCTGGCGGAAAGCTGA
- a CDS encoding oxidoreductase — MTRLLTGLTGAVLTGAAGPLGTPSSKPVLTVSGKIKTFNDGELARLDRPMLEAMGMSAIVTQTPWYEQPVRFEGVLMARLMEELGASGSAVQAVALNEYTTELPMEDFSRFGTLLAFKRDGNYMPVSDKGPFFIVYPYDSNPDLRAQRYYGRSVWQVTRLIVK, encoded by the coding sequence ATGACAAGACTCCTGACGGGCCTGACGGGCGCCGTGCTGACCGGAGCCGCCGGCCCGCTCGGAACGCCGTCCTCCAAGCCCGTGCTGACAGTCTCGGGCAAGATCAAGACCTTCAACGACGGCGAACTGGCCCGGCTCGACCGTCCGATGCTGGAGGCCATGGGCATGAGCGCCATCGTGACCCAGACGCCCTGGTACGAGCAGCCGGTGCGCTTCGAGGGCGTGCTGATGGCCCGGTTGATGGAGGAGCTGGGCGCCTCCGGCAGCGCGGTGCAGGCGGTGGCTCTCAACGAATACACGACCGAGCTGCCGATGGAGGATTTCTCCCGCTTCGGCACGCTGCTCGCCTTCAAGCGGGACGGCAACTACATGCCGGTCAGCGACAAGGGACCCTTCTTCATCGTCTATCCCTATGACAGCAATCCCGATCTCCGCGCGCAGCGCTATTATGGGCGCTCCGTCTGGCAGGTGACGCGGCTGATCGTCAAGTAG
- a CDS encoding 6-pyruvoyl trahydropterin synthase family protein: MIETLKEFTFEAAHQLPPFSGLHGHSFLVQVFLRGEPDPVYGWSHNLYEVEKVVEKVRLKVDHTYLNDIEGLEHPSLENVARWIWTQLASDLDGLDRVVVRRGPDGLAEGCTYSGRTSGEKRGAGEIYNLGG, encoded by the coding sequence ATGATTGAAACCCTGAAGGAATTCACCTTCGAGGCCGCGCATCAGCTCCCCCCCTTCTCGGGACTGCACGGGCATTCCTTCCTGGTGCAGGTCTTCCTGCGTGGCGAGCCGGACCCGGTCTATGGCTGGTCCCACAACCTCTACGAGGTCGAGAAGGTGGTGGAGAAGGTCCGGCTGAAGGTCGACCACACCTACCTGAACGATATCGAGGGGCTGGAGCATCCCAGCCTGGAGAACGTGGCGCGCTGGATCTGGACCCAGTTGGCCAGCGACCTGGACGGGCTGGACCGTGTCGTGGTGCGGCGTGGCCCCGATGGCCTGGCGGAAGGTTGCACCTATTCCGGCCGCACCAGCGGCGAAAAGCGCGGAGCCGGAGAAATATACAACCTGGGAGGGTGA
- the queE gene encoding 7-carboxy-7-deazaguanine synthase encodes MSYAVKEIFATLQGEGAQAGRPSVFCRFAGCNLWNGREEDRAGAVCQFCDTDFVGMDGEGGGRFADAEALAAAIEAAWPGGPSHRYVVFTGGEPLLQLDAPLIAAVHARGFEIAVESNGTVEPPEGIDWLCVSPKAGAPLRVRRGSELKLVFPQPALMPDSLPPLEFRYFYLQPMDGPDRLAHTEAAVRYCLEHPQWRLSLQTHKLIGIP; translated from the coding sequence ATGAGCTACGCCGTCAAGGAGATCTTCGCGACCCTCCAGGGCGAGGGCGCGCAGGCTGGCCGCCCTTCGGTCTTCTGCCGCTTCGCCGGCTGCAACCTCTGGAACGGGCGGGAGGAGGACCGCGCCGGGGCGGTCTGCCAGTTCTGCGACACGGACTTCGTCGGCATGGATGGCGAGGGCGGCGGGCGCTTCGCGGATGCCGAAGCCCTGGCCGCCGCGATCGAGGCCGCCTGGCCCGGCGGCCCGTCGCACCGCTACGTGGTCTTCACGGGGGGCGAACCGCTGTTGCAGCTCGACGCCCCACTGATCGCAGCGGTGCATGCGCGGGGCTTCGAGATCGCCGTGGAAAGCAACGGGACGGTGGAGCCGCCGGAGGGGATCGACTGGCTCTGCGTAAGCCCCAAGGCCGGTGCACCGCTCAGGGTCCGGCGCGGCTCCGAGCTGAAGCTCGTCTTCCCGCAGCCCGCGCTGATGCCCGATTCCCTACCGCCGCTGGAATTCCGGTACTTCTATCTTCAGCCGATGGATGGCCCCGACCGGCTGGCCCATACCGAAGCGGCCGTACGATACTGCCTGGAACACCCGCAATGGCGGCTGTCCCTGCAGACCCACAAGCTGATCGGCATCCCCTGA
- a CDS encoding 6-pyruvoyl trahydropterin synthase family protein, protein MFGLVFSRRYAMGHRLLSGGSEKCAVPHGHNETVTVRLEAARPAPLDGHANMVEPFERAKSRWHRWIDGAVDHAFQISEQDPLLPWFRQNEPQRLGKLLVTPGDPTTEILACLFMSKLGAFLAEDGGRLRCAGIRIEETPTNTVTFDGDPLAFLPAAVLDGTPRWWQRADDSINDLPSPLRAVAGA, encoded by the coding sequence ATGTTCGGTCTCGTCTTTTCACGCCGCTATGCCATGGGGCACCGCCTGCTGTCGGGCGGGTCGGAGAAATGCGCCGTGCCGCACGGGCACAACGAGACGGTGACGGTGCGGCTGGAGGCAGCCCGCCCGGCGCCGCTGGACGGTCATGCCAACATGGTGGAGCCCTTCGAGCGCGCGAAATCCCGCTGGCACCGCTGGATCGACGGGGCGGTGGACCACGCCTTCCAGATTTCGGAGCAGGACCCGCTGCTGCCCTGGTTCCGCCAGAACGAGCCGCAACGCCTGGGCAAGCTCCTGGTCACGCCCGGCGACCCGACCACCGAGATCCTGGCCTGCCTCTTCATGAGCAAGCTGGGCGCCTTCCTGGCGGAGGATGGCGGCCGGCTGCGCTGCGCCGGCATCCGGATCGAGGAAACGCCGACCAACACCGTCACCTTCGACGGCGACCCCCTGGCCTTCCTGCCTGCGGCGGTCCTGGACGGGACGCCGCGCTGGTGGCAGCGGGCGGATGACAGCATCAACGACCTGCCTTCGCCCCTGCGCGCCGTGGCTGGCGCATGA
- a CDS encoding exopolysaccharide biosynthesis protein, giving the protein MDGVSDEAVLRPQRPPSTPTPSTTAGGASHDGDPHEGAPISRIIAEVAAACPGERITLGEMAEAFGDRAFGLLILLLCLPALLPGMASVFGLPLLLLGMQMGLGRQVPALPGFLARRSVKRADLLRLSGGSSRWLRRFEARLHPHDGWFTSPAGDRLVGWLTVLCAVMLILPGPGTNGPPAFGNIVMALGVVERDNRLVGWGVALTAAGCLFAAAVLVAICWLGFQGLSWFL; this is encoded by the coding sequence ATGGATGGTGTTTCCGACGAGGCGGTCCTGCGGCCGCAGCGCCCCCCTTCCACGCCCACCCCCTCCACGACTGCAGGCGGTGCCTCCCATGACGGCGATCCGCATGAGGGCGCGCCCATTTCCCGCATCATCGCGGAGGTCGCGGCCGCCTGTCCGGGCGAGCGGATCACCCTGGGCGAAATGGCGGAAGCCTTCGGCGACCGCGCCTTCGGCCTGCTGATCCTGCTGCTCTGCCTGCCGGCGCTGCTGCCCGGCATGGCCAGCGTCTTCGGCCTGCCGCTGCTGCTGCTCGGCATGCAGATGGGCCTGGGCCGCCAGGTGCCGGCCCTGCCCGGCTTCCTGGCGCGGCGCTCGGTGAAGCGGGCCGACCTTCTCCGCCTGTCGGGCGGCTCCTCCCGCTGGCTGCGGCGCTTCGAGGCGCGGCTGCACCCGCATGATGGCTGGTTCACTTCCCCCGCCGGCGACCGGCTCGTCGGCTGGCTTACCGTGCTCTGCGCCGTGATGCTGATCCTGCCCGGCCCCGGCACCAACGGCCCGCCCGCCTTCGGCAACATCGTCATGGCCCTGGGCGTGGTGGAGCGGGACAACCGGCTGGTCGGCTGGGGTGTGGCGCTGACCGCGGCGGGCTGCCTCTTCGCGGCGGCGGTGCTCGTCGCCATCTGCTGGCTCGGCTTCCAGGGTCTGTCCTGGTTTCTCTGA